The following are encoded in a window of Phaseolus vulgaris cultivar G19833 chromosome 3, P. vulgaris v2.0, whole genome shotgun sequence genomic DNA:
- the LOC137806075 gene encoding histone-lysine N-methyltransferase family member SUVH9-like — translation MNSLFSPENLPPPPGIPIPASIAAATATTSASPAPTITPKLEPFDGWFNTHTSQEQQQSQDPNFSNGSLDLDLNLLCDGTSEDPNLFSEFNRISQLFCTAFSANDPQNDAVPDPITEGLQQLRNDAFSDPFAENPQHFQNGVVSGTGLQQTPKGTSPDPDSRAIVPVPEEERSSSMTASTTPRRRCKELVRVADLGAPEQRHFRDVVRRTRKVYDALRVLATVEDERRVDSRRGRSDLRASAVMRSCGLWLNRDKRIVGSIPGVCVGDVFLYRMELCVVGLHGHPQAGIDYLPGSMSSNGEPIATSVIVSGGYEDDVDEGDVITYSGHGGQDKHSRQVCHQKLEGGNLAMERSKHYGIEVRVIRGVRYEGAASATGKLYVYDGLYTIIDCWFDVGKSGFGVFKYKLCRIDGQAKMGSMIMKEAHMLKKDPLSIKPMCCVSLDISNRVENVGVRLFNDLDRNFDPLRYEYLVKTNFPQMVFHQSGRGTGCDCVDGCVEGCFCAMKNGGEFPYNQSGVLLRGKPLVFECGPFCHCPPHCRNRVTQKGIKNRLEVFRSRETGWGVRSLDLIQAGGFICEYTGVVLTRDQAEILSMNGDSLIYPNRFTARWAEWGDLSMIDSNYVRPSYPSIPPLDFALDVSRMRNVACYVSHSSTPNVLVQFVLYDHNNLMFPHLMLFAMENIPPMRELSLDYGVPDEFSGKLSISN, via the coding sequence ATGAACTCTCTCTTTTCGCCAGAAAACCTTCCTCCACCGCCGGGAATCCCAATCCCCGCCTCTATCGCCGCCGCCACAGCCACCACCAGCGCCTCCCCAGCCCCAACAATAACCCCAAAGCTCGAACCTTTCGACGGATGGTTCAACACCCACACTTCCCAAGAACAACAACAATCCCAGGACCCCAATTTTTCAAATGGGTCCCTCGACCTCGACCTCAATCTCTTGTGCGACGGAACCTCCGAAGACCCGAACTTGTTCTCCGAGTTCAACAGAATCTCCCAGCTTTTCTGCACGGCGTTCTCCGCCAACGACCCCCAGAACGATGCCGTTCCCGACCCCATCACCGAAGGCCTGCAACAGCTCCGGAACGACGCCTTTTCCGACCCTTTTGCGGAAAACCCGCAGCACTTCCAAAACGGAGTCGTTTCGGGGACCGGGCTGCAGCAGACCCCAAAGGGCACCTCTCCGGACCCGGATTCGCGGGCAATTGTGCCTGTCCCGGAGGAGGAGCGGTCCTCTTCGATGACGGCCTCAACCACGCCGCGGCGGCGGTGTAAGGAGTTAGTTCGGGTGGCGGATCTAGGCGCGCCGGAGCAGCGGCACTTCCGGGACGTTGTCCGGCGGACCAGGAAGGTGTATGACGCGCTGCGCGTGCTGGCGACTGTGGAGGACGAGCGGCGGGTGGACTCCCGCAGGGGGCGCAGCGATTTACGAGCCTCGGCCGTGATGAGGAGCTGTGGTTTGTGGTTGAATCGTGACAAGAGAATCGTTGGTTCAATTCCTGGTGTTTGCGTTGGTGATGTGTTCCTCTATAGGATGGAGTTGTGCGTGGTTGGGTTACATGGTCATCCTCAGGCTGGCATCGATTATCTTCCTGGCAGCATGAGTTCGAACGGTGAACCAATTGCCACGAGTGTGATTGTCTCTGGTGGGTACGAGGATGATGTTGACGAGGGTGATGTCATCACTTACTCTGGGCATGGTGGCCAGGACAAGCATTCTAGGCAGGTTTGTCACCAGAAGCTTGAGGGAGGGAACCTTGCAATGGAGCGGAGTAAGCACTATGGGATTGAGGTGAGGGTGATTCGCGGTGTGCGCTATGAGGGTGCCGCCTCTGCCACCGGGAAGTTGTATGTCTATGATGGCCTTTATACGATTATAGATTGCTGGTTTGATGTTGGGAAGTCGGGTTTCGGAGTTTTTAAGTATAAGCTGTGTCGGATCGATGGGCAAGCTAAGATGGGGAGCATGATCATGAAGGAGGCGCATATGCTTAAGAAGGATCCCTTGAGTATCAAACCCATGTGTTGTGTTTCGCTTGATATTTCAAACAGGGTCGAGAATGTTGGGGTTCGCCTTTTCAATGATCTCGATCGCAATTTCGACCCTCTCAGGTATGAGTATCTTGTGAAGACAAACTTTCCTCAGATGGTGTTTCACCAGAGTGGGAGGGGTACGGGTTGTGATTGTGTAGACGGGTGTGTTGAAGGGTGTTTTTGTGCCATGAAGAATGGAGGGGAGTTTCCCTATAATCAGAGTGGGGTTCTCTTGAGAGGGAAGCCTTTGGTTTTTGAGTGTGGCCCCTTTTGTCACTGCCCTCCTCATTGTCGGAATCGGGTCACACAGAAGGGGATCAAGAATAGGTTGGAGGTGTTTAGATCCAGGGAAACTGGTTGGGGAGTTAGGTCCTTGGACCTTATTCAAGCCGGTGGTTTTATATGTGAGTACACGGGGGTTGTGCTCACTAGGGACCAAGCAGAAATTTTGTCCATGAATGGTGATTCCTTGATATATCCGAATCGGTTCACTGCTAGGTGGGCGGAATGGGGTGACTTATCTATGATTGACTCCAATTATGTGCGTCCATCTTATCCTTCAATCCCTCCTTTGGATTTTGCTTTGGATGTGTCAAGAATGAGGAATGTTGCCTGCTATGTGAGTCATAGTTCCACTCCCAATGTGTTGGTTCAGTTTGTCCTGTATGATCACAATAATTTGATGTTCCCTCACCTTATGCTGTTTGCAATGGAGAACATCCCTCCCATGAGAGAGCTCAGCCTTGATTATGGGGTACCTGACGAGTTTTCAGGAAAACTCTCTATAAGTAACTGA